The genomic stretch CCGCGTAAATGGCAGATCGGCGGATGTCGCGCCCCAGACGGTGCTGGGTGGTGACGTAACTCTGTAGCTTCTTCTCGGCAGCAGCACGTATCGGTTCGGCTTCCGGTCCGGGGTACAAATACAGCGTGGCATTGATGTCGTAAGGAACGATCACCGCCGATTTAACGGTGACCCGATCTGCCACCGGCCTGACATCTTCGGCGTTGAGTGCGGCGTTAACGGTGGCGATGAGCGCGTCGCTGGCGGTACCGTCATTTTCCCGAGACAGGACCGATACCAGTACCTCGGCAGGACCGGGGCTGATAACCGAAATATCGGCGACCTGGCCGCTGGCGCTGCGTCCATGAAACTGGTATGCGCCGATGGAACCCGCCACACTCAGGCCTTCATAAGCCTGTTGGATACGCAGGCGAAAATCGGTATCCGACTCCATTACTGCGGCGGTCGGGGGAACGGTGGTCGCGTCGGCCGGGGTGATCACCAGTCGCGATACGTTAACGTTAGCACCCAACTGATCCAGGTCGTTGCCACGGGAAAACGCCAGCATCCCAGCCTGAGCGGCTTCATTGATGCGTTGGCGTAACAGGAGTTCGCGATAGGCGTTTTCCTGCAGCAGTTTTACCAACGGCTCTGACTCCAGGGTCAGGGTACGTGCAATGGCGGCACGTTCATCGTCACTGTAAAGCGATAACAGCGTTTCCTTGCGCGAGGCGAACAGGGTTTCATAATCCAGCGTTTCCACGACGCTTGGGGCGGGTAACTGACTTAAATCGATAATGGGCATGATCTCAGCTCACAGGAATGGTTAACGAAAGGGATGTGCTGTTGCCGGACAACGTGCCGGAAATATCCACAATCAACTGGCCGTCGTAGTGGCTTTCCATGGAGATGGACGTCAGCGTCAGGCGGGGTTCCCACTTCAACAGCGCGACATAGCAGGCAGCCTGAACCTGTAGCTTCAGGGCGGGTGTCTGCGGTTGGTCGATAAGCGTGGACAGCAGCGAGCCATAATCGCGCCGCATGACCCGGCTGCCTTGTGGGGTGGTCAGAATATCGCGCACGCTCTGGCGCAAATGTTCCAGATCGCTCAGGCTGACGCCGGTGTTGCGATTCATGCCGGTGTACGATGCGCTGGTCATAAAGGTCCTCCTGTTGTGCCGCCGCCACTTTGTACGCCGCCGTGTTGATGGGTATGGACCACCACGCCATTGGAGGAGAAACTGCCCCCTGAATGGGTGACGCTGCCTGTGATGCTGCCGCCTTGCTGTACTTCGATGGTCTGAGTAATCAGCTTATGCGTACAGACGACTTCCGGAGTATCCAGCGTGATGCGTTCGCTGGCGTTGATGGTGACGTTTTTTGTGGTAACGGACACGGATTCTGCCGCAACGACAGTGGCGGTTTTGATGCCGGTGACGGTCAGTGCGCCGTTCGCTGGTTCATATTCCATCACAGCACCATCGGGAAAACGGATGTGGCAGGCATCCGCAGAAACCGATGGTGCAGGGTGGTTATCGCTATAAATACCCGGTACGACAAAAGCCGTGTTGAGCTCGCCTCCTATAGCAAGTATGAGTACCTGTTCACCCACCGACGGTGCCCACCATTCGCGGGAACTCCCCGCGCGACGGGACAGCCAGTGGAGCCATCCGGTGACCATGCCACCGGTCTGCACGCGACAGCGCGCCTGTTGGGTATCAACTTCAGTAACGACGCCGATACGAATCAGGTTACGCAGCGCACGCTGGATTTCGGAGAGATATTCGTATGTATTCATGGTGGGAAGCATGCGTCTTCCCAGTGAATGAGACAATTGTCCGCGGTTGTGTGGCTACGGATACCACCGGTAGTTGCATTATTCGTTGCGAGGTAAACGCTGAATAACATGTCGTGAGTTATCGCTGAATAACCAGGCGTGAGAGATAAGGGAAAATGAATACGAAAAAAACGCCGATAGAATGGTGATGACAAATTGGAGATAAATAAAATAATAAGAGAGTAATATCCGGAATCACTATATGACAGAGGGGGGATGTGTCTGAGGCAGAATTGAGATAATAGTAAAAAATAGGCCGCTTTCACAACGGCCTTTATAGAGATAGTGTTATTTCAAACGATCAGTTGCCTTTCCATTGACTGATCAATTCCCCAGCGATATAGAGCGCGGTGGGTCGGCTAACCGGTTCAGGCGGCGTAGGTTCCGGTTCGTAATTGACCTGCACGGTCTGGTTTAGTTCGCTGACGCGATTGCGTTCTGTCAGGTTAAGACGAATAGACAGCGTGCTGGTATTATCGGCATTATTATCAACGGTGAAACTAATACCCTTATTGCGAATGCTTTCCCGCGTCAGTAAATCGGGCTGGTTTTGGCGAACCCAAAGTAACAGCGTGACGAAAAGTGTATCGGGGTTATCAGCGAAATTATTCAGCGTCAGCAGCAGCTGATAACGGTATTCGAATGACAGAGAGGGTTCCTGCAACGCAGCAATTTCACCTTCCTGGATCCGAAACTGTAATGCATTACTCAATGACGGTAATGCTGTGGTCAGTGCAAGTCTGAGGCTTTGCGGTTTTTGCATAGTAAGGTTCCTGGTGTGGCGGCGATCGTCAGCGTAGGCTGATTATTCCCAAATATTGATACTTTCCTGAGAACTGGACACGCTGATATCGGGCAGGGTAATGGCAGTGCCGTGTGGCAGAATGGGGCCAAGATCTGCCAGTCCCGGGTTGGACTGCATGACGGTTTCAACTACGCCCTGCGTACGGCCGTAATAGCGGTAACAGAGCGCATCCAGCGAGTCGTCCTGATGAGCGTAGACTTTCATGTGACACCTTTGAGTGCAGATAAAATAAGGCCGAATAAAACGGGTCGTTTCTGATTCGTTATCCTCCCGAGGATCAGCCTCAACTGCAATGCAGGCGCGGTGTGGTGCTGATAGCACAACAACACATAAGCACGCCGTGAATTATTGAAAGGGAAGATCGGGTGTGTTTGGGCGGATATGACAGAACCTATCCCACCAGGCTATTTCCTCCATTATCGCGCCAGTTGGGATAGGTTCTTAATTTTACCTTGCTGTATAAAACGAAAAAAATATTACCAACGAACAGGTCTGCACTGAGTCAGTTATTACAATTCATGCCAAAAACGTATATTCCGGGTTTAGTCGGATTGGCCGTTATTATCAAACGGTCTGGATACGAAAAAAAATGTTGCTGTGTATAAGTCTGGCACATTGGCCACAGAGAAAATCCATTAATTTGCCCGTGCATCTGGTTAAATAACCAGGCGTTTCATGCCGGTCGTTATTATCCATCGCAATCCCTCACAACGATTGTTGCTCTAACCATGCCTTTAGCTGTTGCCCATCACCACTGCTCTTTAGAAATTGCTGATAATCACTATGAGGGAGCTCGCCGTGAGATAAGTCGGCGATTAGCGACATGGCGATTTTCATTTCTTCAGGATTGCATTGTGATATCAAAGACATATCGGCAATTAATCGAATCCTTGACAAGGTCAGCTCTCTGCTTTCAGTCTGTTCCACGGTACCTCTTCCATTGTGAGACTGTATTTATATACAGTACTTTATTCAGTAATATTCGTCAACTCATAAGTGCAGGACCTGTGTGTCCATGATGCGCTTTCCATCAACGCCGGATATAGCTTTATTCCTAATTTCATCAATCAGTTGCCCGTCAATGCTTACCCTGGCGCCGCGAACCAGCGCCTCCCGTTCCCAGCGTGAAAGGTGAAGGCCTTGTTGTCTGAGCCAGGGGCCTAACGACGCCAATTTGTCACGCTGGAAATAGGTTAATCGTGCTGAAGGAACACGAGGAATATCACGGCATGACGGTGGGAGTGCGGCGGGTGAAATCCCCTCCCCACAGTTATTGACAGAACTCCAAGGGAGAGCAGGGCGATGCCTGTCGGTTTCGTCGTGGTGAGCAGTACGATTTTTCGCCACGATACGCCATTCATCTGGTCGGGTGGGGAAGACATGCTCATTGCCGCACTGGACAGAAAAGACACCGACAGTACGAACGATCGTTTCATCATAAGCGTTCAGTCGTTCGCTGGCGGCCCTGGCGACGCGAACCGACTGGCATTTTCGGGCAACGTTGGCTCCTCCTTGTGCTTCAATGTAGGCTGCAAAGTCACCGTGGTCGGCGGCATATCTCACCCGTTCGGCCTGTTCACCCAATGAACCCGCCAGAGAGCGGCTACGAATGCGTCGACATTCACGATAGGCACCGACGGTAGGCAGGCCAATAAAATGAAACTGGGGGATGCGCCACAGCGATGCCCATGCAGAGGCGGCGGCCGCCATATCTTTCAATGGCTTTCCCGTTTCATGGTCTGTTTCATCGTCCAGTGCGTAGCCGTCGATATTTTTGGCAATATATTTGGCGACATACGCTGTGGCACCGCCTTTGTTGATGTGTTTGCAGTCAAACAAGCGTTGCGCTGCGCCGCTGTTTTCCTGTTGCAGCACATAACGCCGCAGGACATCGACAATCGCCTGACGCTGAGCTCGCTCGCAATACAGCATCAGGTGCCAGTGCGGGGTACCATCATGATGCGGTTCGACGACCCGCAAACCGTAAACGGATAATTTACGGTCTTTGAGTGCCGTACGAATTTTGCTCCACAGCTTGACCAAATAATGTTGAGTCATTTTGGGCGATGGGCAATCCGGCATCCATCCGGTGTTGGGCAATACCTGGTCGTGATTACGGGTACGGGTGGGGTGGTAATGCCCAGGGGCCGTTAGCGTGACCAGCATACCGATGTGTTGATGAGCGGTGGCATAACGTTCAATGCCTGCCAGCATCGCCATCAGCTCCATACGGCGAATACTGGGGTTAGCGATACTGGACATGACTTTATCGATCAGATCCACGCGCTCACCGCTGTGGATATTTTCCAGATCACGGCTTTTTAGGAAATCGAGTGTCGCCAGTCGGCGGTAGTGACTCTCCTGCCAGGCCTGACGGCTGAGAAATGGCGATGCCGCCCGGCTGACTTCGCCGCTGGCAATCCATAACGCTTCACGCCAGCGGGCACGCTGAATTTTTA from Dickeya zeae NCPPB 2538 encodes the following:
- a CDS encoding baseplate assembly protein, with translation MPIIDLSQLPAPSVVETLDYETLFASRKETLLSLYSDDERAAIARTLTLESEPLVKLLQENAYRELLLRQRINEAAQAGMLAFSRGNDLDQLGANVNVSRLVITPADATTVPPTAAVMESDTDFRLRIQQAYEGLSVAGSIGAYQFHGRSASGQVADISVISPGPAEVLVSVLSRENDGTASDALIATVNAALNAEDVRPVADRVTVKSAVIVPYDINATLYLYPGPEAEPIRAAAEKKLQSYVTTQHRLGRDIRRSAIYAALHVEGVQRVELASPAADIVLDDTQASHCTGYTLILGGTDE
- a CDS encoding GPW/gp25 family protein — its product is MTSASYTGMNRNTGVSLSDLEHLRQSVRDILTTPQGSRVMRRDYGSLLSTLIDQPQTPALKLQVQAACYVALLKWEPRLTLTSISMESHYDGQLIVDISGTLSGNSTSLSLTIPVS
- a CDS encoding phage baseplate assembly protein V, which produces MNTYEYLSEIQRALRNLIRIGVVTEVDTQQARCRVQTGGMVTGWLHWLSRRAGSSREWWAPSVGEQVLILAIGGELNTAFVVPGIYSDNHPAPSVSADACHIRFPDGAVMEYEPANGALTVTGIKTATVVAAESVSVTTKNVTINASERITLDTPEVVCTHKLITQTIEVQQGGSITGSVTHSGGSFSSNGVVVHTHQHGGVQSGGGTTGGPL
- a CDS encoding phage tail protein encodes the protein MQKPQSLRLALTTALPSLSNALQFRIQEGEIAALQEPSLSFEYRYQLLLTLNNFADNPDTLFVTLLLWVRQNQPDLLTRESIRNKGISFTVDNNADNTSTLSIRLNLTERNRVSELNQTVQVNYEPEPTPPEPVSRPTALYIAGELISQWKGN
- a CDS encoding tail protein X is translated as MKVYAHQDDSLDALCYRYYGRTQGVVETVMQSNPGLADLGPILPHGTAITLPDISVSSSQESINIWE
- a CDS encoding replication endonuclease, coding for MTSDNSEKSADSGEQRWAYAWNTPRTAILPESSTLSSDTLRQGQAVLYQLALLPRFLADHFRRRFEYLKQHQGLQAAFNYLLAVVHRRLWPRIDAVNSRYRMNTRRSSHFISEAEQYHLLPDMPDRVLSAFASRIAGHMNDAYNARCDQYLQACSGSHHMPLFSDEVQTRLYGQLAMLAQALNVTPAHWHRHQSGTLTLEQACAGIMRLVTPRWWERQLKIQRARWREALWIASGEVSRAASPFLSRQAWQESHYRRLATLDFLKSRDLENIHSGERVDLIDKVMSSIANPSIRRMELMAMLAGIERYATAHQHIGMLVTLTAPGHYHPTRTRNHDQVLPNTGWMPDCPSPKMTQHYLVKLWSKIRTALKDRKLSVYGLRVVEPHHDGTPHWHLMLYCERAQRQAIVDVLRRYVLQQENSGAAQRLFDCKHINKGGATAYVAKYIAKNIDGYALDDETDHETGKPLKDMAAAASAWASLWRIPQFHFIGLPTVGAYRECRRIRSRSLAGSLGEQAERVRYAADHGDFAAYIEAQGGANVARKCQSVRVARAASERLNAYDETIVRTVGVFSVQCGNEHVFPTRPDEWRIVAKNRTAHHDETDRHRPALPWSSVNNCGEGISPAALPPSCRDIPRVPSARLTYFQRDKLASLGPWLRQQGLHLSRWEREALVRGARVSIDGQLIDEIRNKAISGVDGKRIMDTQVLHL